Proteins encoded in a region of the Triticum dicoccoides isolate Atlit2015 ecotype Zavitan chromosome 3A, WEW_v2.0, whole genome shotgun sequence genome:
- the LOC119268830 gene encoding uncharacterized protein LOC119268830, whose amino-acid sequence MAASFLRPLLPPKPFLSTPKPQVPIAPITAVRCTAAPKPTTSTPKPAQQEGNQDEEQEPTPDEADANPHRIPDDETPPSATATTSFSVVRRVPSAISTDGRLRRTALTQEEPPNYEIGWKRTKNLPLEKPKGWAIADFLEKLEGLMERGRYGSGALLGTVAGVVTERAREEAEILMAEGGVDERVATELFRVLRLVEMDVEMVKAAVKEETVKERVETARARCRQAILVALSL is encoded by the coding sequence ATGGCCGCCTCCTTCCTCCGCCCTCTCCTCCCTCCCAAACCTTTCCTCTCCACTCCCAAACCACAAGTCCCTATCGCCCCCATCACTGCCGTACGCTGCACCGCGGCGCCTAAACCGACCACCTCCACCCCAAAGCCCGCCCAGCAAGAGGGCAACCAGGACGAGGAGCAAGAACCCACTCCCGACGAGGCCGACGCCAACCCCCACCGCATCcccgacgacgagaccccgccgtcggcgacggcgaccacCTCCTTCTCGGTGGTCCGGCGCGTGCCGTCGGCCATCTCGACGGACGGACGCCTCCGCCGGACGGCGCTGACGCAGGAGGAGCCGCCCAACTACGAGATCGGGTGGAAGCGCACCAAGAATCTCCCCCTGGAGAAGCCCAAGGGGTGGGCCATCGCCGATTTTCTGGAGAAGCTGGAGGGGCTGATGGAGCGCGGGCGGTACGGGTCGGGCGCGCTGCTGGGCACGGTGGCGGGCGTGGTGACGGAGCGCGCCCGGGAGGAGGCGGAGATCCTGATGGCCGAGGGCGGCGTGGACGAGCGCGTGGCGACGGAGCTCTTCCGCGTGCTGCGGCTGGTGGAGATGGACGTCGAGATGGTCAAAGCCGCCGTCAAGGAGGAGACCGTCAAGGAGCGCGTCGAGACGGCGCGCGCGCGGTGCCGCCAGGCCATCCTCGTCGCGCTCTCGCTGTGA